One genomic window of Anguilla anguilla isolate fAngAng1 chromosome 13, fAngAng1.pri, whole genome shotgun sequence includes the following:
- the LOC118211376 gene encoding neurensin-1-like, with protein sequence MQSSHNESDLWLRGARHSGTSMAGSTDLRCCPRCSGRRESGAHGFGVRSYLHLFYEDCAFATPRDVEEDPRNKGDPVSPWSWYPLLWKASLTAGLLLVVTGGVALSAGLLLPPRIEGFGEGELLMVDVRAASHNGMLRACRLAGALLLAAGGAALLACALASPVCRTGERSWRDEAERSPGAWTPAAVSPIRLPLPVSLAHAVGVQPRPAL encoded by the exons aTGCAATCCAGTCATAATGAATCAG ACCTCTGGCTGAGAGGGGCGCGCCACAGCGGGACCTCCATGGCCGGCTCGACGGACCTGCGCTGCTGTCCACGCTGCtcgggcaggagagagagcggggcccACGGTTTCGGCGTGCGCTCCTACCTGCACCTCTTCTACGAGGACTGCGCCTTCGCGACCCCCCGGGACGTGGAGGAGGACCCGCGGAATAAAGGGGACCCCGTCTCCCCCTGGTCCTGGTACCCCCTTCTCTGGAAG GCCAGCCTCACGGCGGGACTCCTCCTGGTGGTGACGGGGGGCGTGGCGCTGAGCGCGGGGCTCCTGCTGCCCCCCCGGATCGAGGGTTTCGGGGAGGGGGAGCTGCTGATGGTGGACGTGCGCGCGGCGAGCCACAACGGGATGCTGCGGGCGTGCCGCCTGGCGGGGGCGCTGCTGCTGGCCGCGGgcggcgccgccctgctggcgtGCGCGCTGGCCTCGCCCGTCTGCCGGACCGGCGAGCGGAGCTGGCGGGACGAGGCCGAGCGCTCGCCGGGGGCCTGGACGCCCGCCGCCGTGTCGCCCATCCGGCTGCCGCTGCCCGTCAGCCTGGCGCACGCGGTCGGCGTGCAGCCCAGACCGGCGCTCTGA